A single genomic interval of Streptomyces sp. BA2 harbors:
- a CDS encoding LacI family DNA-binding transcriptional regulator has protein sequence MAQIPNKTAQQQTQQSAQYSVPTSADVARLAGVSRATVSYVLNNTSAVRISEPTRRRVHEAAKELGYVPHAAARSLRAGHTRVVLMPTPQIPAGPLFSEFFNELQWALSRFDYTVVQYGSLGLTGEDAARAWAELRPVAVLAPDASGLGARGVSVLKRSGAKAVFTIGPQRAEGAHALLMDQRLVGQCAATHLLERGSRHIGVVIPEERGLEPFAHPRAEGVRRTVTQHGTDATATELPLAYDEESAARLAARWCTLGVDGVFTYNDEYAMLLMRALQDEGIAVPEETAMIGADDLMLGRLLRPRLSTVRIELPSGQKLAELVDRVVRDPGMEPEVHDVLGATAVHRESS, from the coding sequence ATGGCGCAGATACCGAACAAGACCGCACAGCAGCAGACGCAGCAGTCCGCGCAGTACTCCGTGCCGACCAGCGCCGACGTGGCGCGTCTGGCGGGAGTCTCGCGCGCGACCGTCTCGTACGTCCTGAACAACACGAGCGCCGTCCGCATCAGCGAGCCCACCCGCCGCCGCGTCCACGAGGCAGCCAAGGAACTGGGATACGTCCCGCACGCCGCGGCCCGCAGCCTGCGCGCCGGGCACACCCGTGTGGTCCTGATGCCCACGCCGCAGATCCCGGCGGGCCCGCTCTTCAGCGAGTTCTTCAACGAGCTGCAGTGGGCGCTCAGCAGGTTCGACTACACCGTCGTGCAGTACGGCAGCCTCGGCCTGACCGGCGAGGATGCGGCCCGCGCCTGGGCCGAGCTGCGCCCGGTGGCGGTCCTCGCGCCCGACGCGTCGGGGCTCGGCGCGCGGGGTGTGAGCGTCCTGAAGCGCTCAGGTGCCAAGGCCGTCTTCACGATCGGCCCGCAGCGGGCCGAGGGCGCCCACGCCCTGCTCATGGACCAGCGTCTGGTGGGACAGTGCGCCGCCACCCACCTCCTGGAGCGCGGCAGCCGGCACATCGGCGTCGTGATCCCCGAGGAGCGGGGCCTCGAGCCCTTCGCGCACCCGCGTGCCGAAGGCGTCCGTCGCACCGTCACACAGCACGGCACGGACGCCACAGCGACCGAGCTGCCCCTGGCCTACGACGAGGAGTCCGCGGCCCGGCTCGCGGCGCGCTGGTGCACGCTGGGCGTCGACGGAGTGTTCACGTACAACGACGAGTACGCGATGCTCCTGATGCGGGCGCTGCAGGACGAAGGCATCGCCGTCCCCGAGGAGACGGCGATGATCGGCGCCGACGACTTGATGCTCGGCAGGCTCCTGCGGCCCCGGCTCAGCACGGTCCGCATCGAGCTGCCGTCGGGTCAGAAGCTCGCGGAGCTCGTCGACCGGGTCGTGCGTGACCCGGGCATGGAGCCCGAGGTGCACGACGTGCTCGGTGCGACGGCAGTGCACCGCGAGTCCAGCTGA
- the trxA gene encoding thioredoxin codes for MSSTTVELTKENFDQTVTDNEFVLIDFWAEWCGPCRSFAPVYEKAAEANPDMVFGKVDTEAQPELAQAFGIQSIPTLMIVRDQVAVFAQPGALPGEALEDVIGQARKLDMDEVRQSVAEEQAKAQAQEQ; via the coding sequence ATGAGCAGCACGACTGTGGAGCTCACCAAGGAAAACTTCGACCAGACGGTCACGGACAACGAATTCGTCCTGATCGACTTCTGGGCGGAGTGGTGCGGTCCGTGCCGGTCGTTCGCGCCCGTCTACGAGAAGGCCGCCGAGGCCAATCCCGACATGGTCTTCGGCAAGGTGGACACGGAGGCGCAGCCTGAGCTCGCTCAGGCGTTCGGCATCCAGTCGATCCCGACGCTGATGATCGTCCGCGATCAGGTGGCCGTGTTCGCGCAGCCCGGCGCGCTGCCCGGGGAGGCCCTGGAGGACGTCATCGGGCAGGCCAGGAAGCTGGACATGGACGAGGTCCGCCAGTCCGTCGCCGAGGAGCAGGCCAAGGCTCAGGCGCAGGAGCAGTAA
- a CDS encoding dihydrolipoyl dehydrogenase family protein, with translation MTDSKTYDVVVLGAGPVGENVADRARAGGLSVAIVESELVGGECSYWACMPSKALLRPVIARSDARKVPGLRQSVQGPLDAAAVLAHRDDYTSHWKDDGQAGWLDSIGVDLYRGQGRIAGTRQVSVTGSDGTEQTLAARHAVAVCTGTRAALPDLPGLADVKPWTSREATSADHVPGRLAVVGGGVVAVEMATAWQALGSQVTLLVRGDGLLPRMEPFAGELVAKALTEAGAEVRTGVSATGVRRENGTVRATLNDGDTLEADEILFATGRAPRTDDLGLETIGLDPGSWLPVDESLRVQGSDWLYAVGDANHRALLTHQGKYQARIAGAAITARAQGVPLLETDAWGAHSATADHAAVPQVVFTDPEAASAGLTLAEAESAGRRVRAVDYDMAGVAGAGLYADGYEGRARMIVDLDREILLGVTFVGPGVGELIHSATVAIAGEVPIDRLWHAVPAYPTVSEVWLRLLETYRG, from the coding sequence ATGACGGATTCGAAGACATACGACGTAGTGGTCCTTGGCGCCGGTCCCGTGGGGGAGAACGTCGCGGACCGGGCCCGTGCGGGCGGCCTGAGCGTGGCGATCGTGGAGAGCGAACTCGTCGGGGGCGAATGTTCGTACTGGGCCTGCATGCCGAGCAAGGCGCTGCTGCGCCCGGTCATCGCCCGCTCGGACGCCCGCAAGGTGCCCGGACTGCGTCAGTCGGTGCAGGGTCCCCTGGACGCCGCGGCGGTCCTCGCGCACCGGGACGACTACACCTCGCACTGGAAGGACGACGGCCAGGCCGGCTGGCTGGACTCGATCGGCGTGGACCTCTACCGCGGTCAGGGCCGCATCGCGGGAACACGCCAGGTGAGTGTCACGGGCTCGGACGGGACCGAGCAGACCCTCGCGGCCCGCCACGCGGTGGCCGTGTGCACCGGCACCCGCGCCGCACTGCCCGATCTGCCGGGCCTTGCCGATGTGAAGCCGTGGACGAGCCGCGAGGCCACCAGCGCGGATCATGTGCCCGGCCGCCTCGCGGTGGTCGGCGGTGGCGTCGTCGCCGTGGAGATGGCCACGGCCTGGCAGGCGCTGGGCTCGCAGGTCACGCTGCTGGTGCGGGGTGACGGGCTGCTGCCGCGCATGGAGCCGTTCGCCGGGGAGCTTGTCGCCAAGGCGCTGACGGAGGCGGGCGCGGAGGTCCGTACCGGGGTCTCCGCCACGGGCGTACGCAGGGAGAACGGCACGGTAAGGGCGACTCTGAACGACGGAGACACCCTCGAAGCCGACGAGATCCTCTTCGCCACGGGCCGCGCGCCGCGCACCGACGACCTGGGCCTGGAGACGATCGGCCTCGATCCCGGCTCCTGGCTGCCGGTCGACGAGAGCCTGCGGGTGCAGGGCAGCGACTGGCTCTACGCGGTGGGCGACGCCAACCACCGCGCGCTCCTCACCCATCAGGGCAAGTACCAGGCCCGCATCGCCGGCGCCGCGATCACCGCCCGCGCCCAGGGCGTCCCCCTCCTGGAGACAGACGCCTGGGGCGCGCACTCGGCCACCGCCGACCACGCCGCCGTACCCCAGGTGGTCTTCACCGACCCCGAGGCGGCATCGGCGGGCCTCACCCTCGCGGAGGCGGAATCCGCGGGCCGCCGCGTGCGTGCCGTGGACTACGACATGGCGGGCGTAGCGGGAGCCGGCCTCTACGCGGACGGCTACGAAGGCCGCGCCCGCATGATCGTCGACCTCGACCGCGAGATCCTGCTCGGCGTGACCTTCGTGGGCCCCGGCGTCGGCGAACTCATCCACTCGGCGACGGTGGCGATCGCGGGGGAGGTGCCGATCGACCGGCTGTGGCATGCGGTCCCGGCCTACCCGACGGTGAGTGAGGTGTGGCTGCGGCTGTTGGAGACGTATCGGGGATAG
- a CDS encoding heavy metal translocating P-type ATPase, with amino-acid sequence MPTALLPRSDQGTSAGPAAAPRRRTRVLALAEARWAAAATVAFLIALPLQLTGAASWLWGALYAVAYVAGGWEPALAGLRALREKTLDVDLLMIVAALGAASIGQVMDGALLIVIFATSGALEALATARTADSVRSLLDLAPTTATRVADGGGEETVDTAELKVGDVILVRPGERVGADGEVLDGASDVDQATITGEPLPVAKEAGDEVFAGTLNGAGALRVRVGRDASDSVIARIVAMVEEASETKAPTQLFIEKIEQRYSLGMVVATLAVFAVPLALGDDLTGALLRAMTFMIVASPCAVVLATMPPLLSAIANAGRHGVLVKSAVVMERLGQVDAVALDKTGTLTEGTPRVTAVHALPGSGLTDDTLLTLAAAAEHRSEHPLARAVVSAARARGLEIPAVADFASAPGIGVSATVGGAVVRVGAPARLLTVPPTGEPQDTASTEALARARQWGEDGQTAVLVLRDGAPVGVLGIADRLRPDAATTVTALESLTGTAPMLLTGDNAQAAARLATEVGIDDVRAGLLPQDKVAAVREAEGAGRKVLVIGDGVNDAPALAAAHTGIAMGRAGSDLALETADAVIVRDELATVPRVIALSRRARGLVVQNLVIAGAFIAVLVTWDLAGNLPLPLGVLGHEGSTVLVGLNGLRLLREGAWRDAGE; translated from the coding sequence ATGCCCACTGCCCTGCTCCCCCGCTCCGACCAGGGAACCTCCGCCGGTCCCGCGGCGGCTCCGCGCCGCCGCACCCGCGTCCTCGCGCTCGCCGAGGCCCGCTGGGCGGCGGCGGCCACGGTCGCGTTCCTGATCGCGCTGCCGCTCCAGCTGACCGGGGCCGCCTCATGGCTGTGGGGCGCGCTGTACGCCGTCGCGTACGTCGCCGGCGGCTGGGAGCCGGCGCTCGCCGGGCTGCGCGCGCTGCGTGAGAAGACCCTGGACGTGGACCTGCTGATGATCGTCGCGGCGCTCGGCGCGGCCTCGATCGGGCAGGTGATGGACGGGGCGCTGCTCATCGTCATCTTCGCCACGTCGGGCGCCCTTGAGGCCCTTGCCACCGCTCGTACCGCCGACTCGGTACGCAGCCTGCTCGACCTCGCGCCCACCACGGCGACGCGGGTGGCCGACGGGGGCGGTGAAGAGACCGTCGACACGGCCGAGTTGAAGGTCGGCGACGTCATCCTCGTACGACCCGGTGAGCGGGTCGGAGCGGACGGCGAGGTGCTCGACGGTGCCAGTGACGTCGACCAGGCGACGATCACCGGGGAGCCGCTGCCGGTCGCCAAGGAGGCCGGGGACGAGGTGTTCGCGGGCACGCTGAACGGGGCGGGGGCGCTGCGGGTGCGGGTCGGGCGTGACGCGTCCGACTCGGTGATCGCGCGGATTGTGGCGATGGTCGAGGAGGCGTCGGAGACCAAGGCGCCGACGCAGCTGTTCATCGAGAAGATCGAGCAGCGGTACTCGCTCGGCATGGTCGTCGCCACGCTCGCCGTGTTCGCCGTGCCGCTCGCGCTCGGCGACGACCTGACCGGTGCTCTGCTGCGGGCGATGACGTTCATGATCGTGGCCTCGCCGTGCGCGGTGGTCCTTGCCACGATGCCGCCGCTGCTCTCGGCGATCGCGAACGCGGGGCGGCACGGCGTCCTGGTCAAGTCGGCCGTCGTGATGGAGCGTCTGGGGCAGGTCGACGCGGTCGCCCTCGACAAGACGGGCACCCTGACCGAGGGGACGCCCCGGGTGACCGCCGTCCACGCGCTCCCCGGCAGCGGCCTGACGGACGACACGCTCCTCACGCTCGCGGCGGCGGCCGAGCACCGCAGCGAACATCCCCTGGCCCGCGCCGTCGTGAGCGCGGCGCGCGCTCGCGGCCTGGAGATTCCGGCGGTGGCGGACTTCGCATCGGCGCCGGGGATCGGCGTGAGCGCCACGGTCGGGGGCGCGGTCGTCCGGGTGGGCGCTCCGGCACGGCTGCTGACCGTGCCGCCGACCGGTGAGCCCCAGGACACGGCGAGCACCGAAGCCCTCGCCCGCGCACGGCAGTGGGGCGAGGACGGCCAGACCGCGGTGCTCGTGCTGCGCGACGGGGCCCCCGTGGGCGTCCTCGGCATCGCCGACCGCCTGCGCCCGGACGCGGCGACGACCGTCACCGCCCTGGAATCCCTCACGGGCACGGCTCCGATGCTGCTCACCGGCGACAACGCGCAGGCCGCGGCCCGGCTCGCGACGGAGGTCGGCATCGATGACGTACGGGCCGGGCTGCTCCCGCAGGACAAGGTCGCGGCGGTACGCGAGGCGGAGGGCGCGGGACGCAAGGTCCTGGTCATCGGCGACGGCGTCAACGACGCGCCCGCCCTGGCCGCGGCCCACACCGGCATCGCGATGGGCCGGGCCGGTTCCGACCTCGCTCTGGAGACCGCCGACGCCGTCATCGTGCGGGACGAACTCGCCACCGTGCCAAGGGTGATCGCCCTGTCCCGGCGGGCCCGCGGGCTCGTGGTGCAGAACCTGGTGATCGCAGGGGCGTTCATCGCCGTCCTGGTCACCTGGGACCTGGCCGGCAACCTGCCGCTCCCCCTCGGCGTACTCGGCCACGAGGGCTCCACCGTGCTCGTGGGCCTCAACGGCCTGCGACTGCTGCGGGAGGGGGCGTGGCGCGACGCAGGTGAGTGA
- a CDS encoding ArsR/SmtB family transcription factor → MGHGVDDKSTATTRERLDTVGAADVAATLQALATPSRLLILARLQEGPCAAGDLADAVGMEQSACSHQLRLLRNLGLITGERHGRSVIYALYDHHVAELLDQALFHVEHLRLGLRDTPQGG, encoded by the coding sequence ATGGGTCACGGAGTCGACGACAAGAGCACCGCCACCACGCGCGAACGCCTGGACACCGTGGGGGCCGCCGACGTCGCCGCCACCCTCCAGGCCCTGGCGACACCCTCACGGCTGCTGATCCTCGCCCGTCTGCAGGAGGGCCCTTGCGCGGCCGGCGATCTGGCCGACGCGGTCGGCATGGAGCAGTCGGCCTGCTCCCACCAGTTGCGTCTGCTGCGCAACCTCGGCCTCATCACCGGCGAACGGCACGGCCGCTCCGTCATATACGCCCTCTACGACCACCACGTGGCCGAACTCCTCGACCAGGCGCTCTTCCACGTCGAGCACCTGCGCCTCGGTCTGCGGGACACACCGCAGGGCGGCTAG
- the crcB gene encoding fluoride efflux transporter CrcB, with protein MREYGVWPVVAVVAVGGAIGASARYGASLIWPTAPGTFPTTTFLVNVVGCAIMGVFMVILTEMRTPHRLLRPFFGTGVLGGFTTFSTYAVDIERLVEGGHAGTGLAYLGLTLLAALAAVWSASWATRRIVVLRRT; from the coding sequence ATGAGGGAGTACGGCGTGTGGCCCGTGGTGGCGGTCGTGGCCGTCGGCGGTGCGATCGGCGCGTCCGCCCGCTATGGCGCGTCCCTGATCTGGCCGACCGCCCCCGGCACCTTCCCCACGACGACGTTCCTGGTGAACGTCGTCGGATGCGCGATCATGGGTGTCTTCATGGTGATCCTCACCGAAATGCGGACACCGCACCGCCTGTTGCGGCCCTTCTTCGGCACCGGCGTGCTCGGTGGCTTCACCACTTTCTCCACCTACGCCGTGGACATCGAGCGCCTGGTGGAGGGCGGCCACGCCGGCACGGGCCTGGCCTATCTCGGACTGACGCTGCTCGCGGCCCTCGCGGCAGTGTGGAGTGCGTCGTGGGCGACCCGCCGCATCGTGGTGCTGAGGCGGACATGA
- a CDS encoding DUF190 domain-containing protein, translated as MTRLTGTALRVTVFIGETDIWHHKPVYSEIVHRARKAGLAGASVFRGIEGFGASSLIHTQRLLSLSEDLPVAVVIVDDEDKIRAFLPQLDELVTEGLVILDDCEVIRYVGRGEAEQ; from the coding sequence ATGACCAGACTGACGGGCACGGCCCTGCGCGTGACGGTCTTCATCGGCGAGACCGACATCTGGCACCACAAGCCGGTCTACTCGGAGATCGTCCACCGCGCCCGCAAGGCGGGCCTCGCGGGCGCCAGCGTCTTCCGCGGCATCGAGGGATTCGGCGCCTCGTCGCTCATCCACACGCAGCGGCTCCTCTCGCTGAGCGAGGACCTGCCGGTCGCGGTCGTGATCGTGGACGACGAGGACAAGATCCGCGCGTTCCTGCCGCAGCTCGACGAGCTGGTCACCGAGGGCCTTGTGATCCTCGACGACTGCGAGGTCATCCGGTACGTGGGCCGGGGCGAGGCCGAGCAGTGA
- the crcB gene encoding fluoride efflux transporter CrcB, with translation MNWLCVVAGAMIGAPLRFLTDRAVQARHDTVFPWGTFAVNVAGSLVLGVLTGATVAGAVSSHTQLLLGTGLCGALTTYSTFSYETLRLSEGGARFYAVANVVASVVAALGAVFVGVASAEAVWG, from the coding sequence GTGAACTGGCTCTGCGTGGTGGCAGGGGCGATGATCGGCGCCCCGCTGCGGTTCCTCACCGACCGTGCCGTGCAGGCCAGGCACGACACGGTCTTCCCGTGGGGGACGTTCGCGGTCAACGTGGCGGGCAGCCTGGTCCTCGGCGTGCTCACCGGCGCGACCGTCGCGGGCGCCGTCTCCTCCCACACCCAGCTGCTCCTCGGTACCGGCCTGTGCGGCGCCCTGACGACGTACTCGACCTTCTCGTACGAGACGCTGCGGCTCTCCGAGGGCGGGGCCAGGTTCTACGCGGTGGCCAATGTCGTGGCGAGTGTGGTCGCGGCGCTCGGCGCGGTCTTCGTGGGCGTCGCGTCGGCGGAGGCGGTGTGGGGCTGA
- a CDS encoding tetratricopeptide repeat protein, with protein sequence MDTTYYDHGTAAERWERARQFFDAKEYATAARILAALADEVPEQVAPRLLLARAYYHSAQLRRAESELRTVIELDPVEQYARLLLGRTLERQGRDADAAPHLRMAAALSGDFAEA encoded by the coding sequence GTGGACACGACGTACTACGACCACGGAACCGCGGCGGAGCGCTGGGAGCGCGCGCGGCAGTTCTTCGACGCCAAGGAGTACGCCACGGCGGCGCGGATCCTCGCCGCCCTGGCCGACGAGGTACCGGAGCAGGTCGCCCCGCGTCTGCTGCTTGCCCGCGCCTACTACCACTCGGCGCAACTGCGGCGCGCGGAGAGCGAGTTGCGTACGGTCATCGAGCTCGACCCCGTCGAGCAGTACGCCAGGCTGCTGCTCGGCCGCACGCTCGAGCGGCAGGGACGGGACGCGGACGCGGCCCCGCACCTGCGGATGGCGGCAGCCCTCTCGGGGGACTTCGCCGAGGCCTGA
- a CDS encoding pirin family protein, producing MSNLDREAVPSLCGGRGFVVAEPVRELLSPRKVKLGESTEVRRLLPNLGRRMVGAWCFVDHYGPDDIADEPGMQVGPHPHMGLQTVSWLHEGEVLHRDSTGSLQTIGPRELGLMTSGRAISHSEESPRAHARLLHGAQLWVALPDVHRGTDPRFEHHAELPLVTAPGLTATLILGTVDGATSPGTTYTPIVGADLALTRDADVRLPLNPDFEYAVLSMSGETRVDGVPVLPGSMLYLGCGRTELPLHAESDAGLMLLGGEPFDEELIMWWNFIGRSNEEIARARADWMESTRFGEVKGYDGERIPAPDLPPVPLKARGRMR from the coding sequence ATGAGCAATCTTGATCGCGAGGCGGTCCCGTCCCTGTGCGGCGGTCGCGGGTTCGTCGTCGCCGAACCGGTCCGGGAACTCCTCAGCCCCAGAAAGGTCAAGCTCGGCGAGTCCACCGAGGTCCGCCGCCTGCTGCCCAACCTGGGCCGCCGCATGGTCGGCGCCTGGTGCTTCGTGGACCACTACGGCCCCGACGACATCGCGGACGAGCCCGGCATGCAGGTGGGGCCGCACCCCCACATGGGCCTGCAGACGGTGAGCTGGCTGCACGAAGGCGAGGTCCTGCACCGTGACTCCACGGGCAGCCTCCAGACGATCGGCCCCCGCGAGCTGGGCCTGATGACCTCGGGCCGGGCGATCTCGCACTCCGAGGAGAGCCCCAGGGCCCACGCCCGCCTCCTGCACGGCGCCCAGCTGTGGGTGGCGCTGCCCGACGTCCACCGCGGCACCGACCCGCGCTTCGAGCACCACGCGGAGCTGCCCCTGGTCACGGCCCCCGGCCTGACGGCGACCCTCATCCTGGGCACGGTCGACGGCGCCACGTCACCCGGCACGACCTACACCCCGATCGTCGGCGCCGACCTCGCCCTGACCCGCGACGCGGACGTACGCCTCCCCTTGAACCCCGACTTCGAGTACGCGGTCCTCAGCATGTCCGGCGAAACCCGCGTGGACGGCGTCCCGGTCCTGCCCGGCTCGATGCTGTACCTGGGCTGCGGCCGCACCGAACTCCCGCTGCACGCCGAGTCGGACGCGGGCCTGATGCTCCTGGGCGGCGAGCCGTTCGACGAGGAACTGATCATGTGGTGGAACTTCATCGGGCGGTCGAACGAGGAGATCGCAAGGGCACGGGCCGACTGGATGGAAAGCACCCGCTTCGGAGAGGTGAAGGGTTACGACGGCGAACGGATCCCCGCACCGGATCTGCCGCCGGTGCCGCTGAAGGCGCGGGGGCGCATGCGCTGA
- a CDS encoding sigma-70 family RNA polymerase sigma factor: MTGQPPDDRGERALREPSEVMPPAFWAFHKLYHQAYFEYARVQLGDRAAADRLVDATFVFLAVIWQRATAQEDLEAFAWTLLKERVAGELEVRGRTAAALETLAFERAVRAACEPIMDNFRQEFRAQVSELEDGLGLYQAMAHLPERQFDVMVLQYALGFTTKSIALVMGVCQATVRSTRRAAKRRLAADLELAIGEDVDDEE; this comes from the coding sequence ATGACCGGACAGCCTCCCGACGACCGCGGGGAGCGCGCGCTGCGTGAGCCGAGCGAAGTAATGCCACCGGCGTTCTGGGCCTTCCACAAGCTGTACCACCAGGCGTACTTCGAGTACGCCCGGGTGCAGCTCGGCGACAGGGCCGCCGCGGACCGGCTGGTCGACGCCACCTTCGTCTTCCTGGCCGTCATCTGGCAGCGGGCCACCGCCCAGGAGGACCTCGAAGCGTTCGCCTGGACGCTGCTCAAGGAGCGCGTCGCCGGGGAACTCGAAGTGCGGGGCCGCACCGCGGCCGCGTTGGAGACCCTGGCCTTCGAGCGCGCCGTGCGTGCGGCATGCGAGCCCATCATGGACAACTTTCGCCAGGAATTCCGGGCGCAGGTTAGCGAGTTGGAGGACGGCCTGGGCCTTTATCAGGCCATGGCCCACCTGCCGGAGCGCCAGTTTGATGTCATGGTGCTGCAGTACGCCCTCGGCTTCACCACGAAGAGCATCGCTCTGGTGATGGGCGTGTGCCAGGCAACTGTCCGCTCCACCCGTCGTGCCGCCAAACGGAGGCTGGCGGCGGATCTTGAGCTGGCGATCGGCGAGGACGTCGACGATGAGGAGTGA
- a CDS encoding VOC family protein codes for MITTDLTPGSPCWLDLGAPDVRAAAAFYGAVLGWEYESMGEAEDMEGGMFQKDGKTVAGLGKLTEEGARPAWMIYYTVTDADATTQAVERAGGTVRVAPRDLDDWGRMAQYSDPLGGQFAVWQPGTNSGFELADDPGSLSWTELFTSDVAAAKEFYGGVLGWQFSNMELPGGAGTYTLVTPAGLPEERMQGGLMELSKEDLALTGGRPYWHPVFAVADCDAAVAQVTGNGGSVQMGPEDVEGVGRLAVCLDPSNADFVVLTPAES; via the coding sequence GTGATCACCACTGACCTCACTCCCGGCTCACCCTGTTGGCTCGATCTCGGTGCCCCCGACGTCCGGGCCGCCGCGGCCTTCTACGGCGCGGTGCTCGGCTGGGAGTACGAGTCCATGGGCGAGGCCGAGGACATGGAAGGCGGCATGTTCCAGAAGGACGGCAAGACCGTCGCCGGACTCGGCAAGCTCACCGAGGAGGGCGCGCGCCCCGCCTGGATGATCTATTACACGGTCACGGACGCGGACGCCACGACTCAGGCCGTGGAGCGCGCGGGTGGCACGGTGCGGGTAGCGCCGAGGGACCTTGACGACTGGGGACGGATGGCCCAGTACAGCGACCCGCTGGGAGGCCAGTTCGCCGTCTGGCAGCCAGGGACGAACTCGGGCTTCGAGCTGGCGGACGACCCGGGCTCGCTGTCCTGGACCGAGCTGTTCACGAGCGACGTCGCCGCCGCGAAGGAGTTCTACGGCGGTGTCCTCGGCTGGCAGTTCAGCAACATGGAACTGCCGGGCGGCGCGGGGACGTACACCCTCGTCACTCCTGCCGGACTGCCCGAGGAGCGCATGCAGGGCGGCCTGATGGAGCTCAGCAAGGAGGACCTCGCGCTGACGGGCGGGCGGCCGTACTGGCACCCGGTCTTCGCCGTCGCCGACTGCGACGCGGCGGTCGCCCAGGTCACCGGGAACGGCGGCAGCGTACAGATGGGGCCCGAAGACGTGGAGGGCGTCGGCCGCCTGGCCGTCTGCCTCGATCCGTCGAACGCGGACTTCGTGGTGCTCACGCCCGCCGAGAGCTGA
- the dgt gene encoding dGTP triphosphohydrolase: MRPALYSHEDLEQHSLRRRVPDDGQRSGFEHDVDRILYSTQWRALAGKSQVVASAELGAYHTRLTHSMKVAQLGRRMAERLERKYGGPNPALVEAACMAHDIGHPPFGHAGELALRDTMDELHFADGVLDSFEGNAQTLRVLTFLAAHKYPGHRGLHLTRACLDASTKYPWERAPVDQDPARHVKWGVYVADREAFAWVRAGRTDAEVPVEEQVMDWADDVTYACHDVEDFYRTGLIPLAALFPPDGAAGGDTERETRRFLDYVQAKRVRAGEDFDRDAALLLMADIGKRLAVHAPYSGSHEDAVAVNRRTADLIAYFTRGIELEVGGTAAIRYGARLVIPAERRAACDLLKELVWCYVIDRPALATQQHGKRRVVGELLRWSHDAPELLPPDRAEELALHGDRLRAAADHVASLTEDQALALHRRLSGTGLGSVNDNVWL; the protein is encoded by the coding sequence ATGCGACCAGCCCTGTACAGCCATGAGGATCTCGAACAGCACTCCCTGCGGCGCCGGGTTCCCGACGACGGGCAGCGGTCCGGCTTCGAGCACGACGTGGACCGCATCCTGTATTCGACCCAGTGGCGGGCGCTTGCGGGCAAGAGCCAGGTGGTGGCGAGCGCCGAGCTGGGCGCTTACCACACCCGGCTGACCCACTCGATGAAGGTGGCCCAGCTCGGCCGGCGCATGGCGGAGCGGCTTGAGCGCAAGTACGGCGGGCCCAACCCGGCGCTCGTCGAAGCGGCTTGCATGGCGCACGACATCGGCCATCCGCCCTTCGGGCACGCCGGCGAGCTGGCGCTGCGCGACACGATGGACGAGCTGCACTTCGCGGACGGCGTCCTTGACAGCTTCGAGGGCAATGCGCAGACCCTGCGGGTCCTGACCTTCCTCGCCGCTCACAAATACCCGGGCCATCGCGGACTGCATCTGACCCGCGCCTGTCTCGACGCGTCCACCAAGTACCCGTGGGAGCGGGCGCCGGTCGACCAGGATCCGGCGCGGCACGTGAAGTGGGGCGTGTACGTCGCGGACCGGGAGGCGTTCGCGTGGGTGAGGGCGGGCCGCACCGACGCGGAGGTGCCGGTCGAGGAGCAGGTGATGGACTGGGCGGACGATGTCACCTACGCCTGCCACGACGTGGAGGACTTCTACCGTACGGGCCTGATCCCGCTGGCCGCGCTGTTCCCTCCGGACGGCGCCGCGGGCGGCGACACCGAGCGCGAGACCCGCCGCTTCCTGGACTACGTACAGGCCAAGCGGGTGCGGGCGGGCGAGGACTTCGACCGCGATGCGGCGCTGCTCCTGATGGCGGACATCGGCAAACGGCTCGCGGTGCACGCCCCCTACAGCGGCAGCCACGAGGACGCGGTCGCGGTCAACCGGCGCACAGCCGACCTGATCGCGTACTTCACCCGCGGGATCGAGCTGGAGGTCGGCGGCACCGCGGCGATCCGGTACGGGGCACGCCTGGTGATCCCGGCCGAGCGGCGGGCGGCCTGCGATCTGCTCAAGGAGCTGGTGTGGTGCTACGTCATCGACCGCCCGGCGCTCGCCACCCAGCAGCACGGCAAGCGCCGGGTGGTCGGCGAACTGCTGCGGTGGAGCCATGACGCGCCCGAGCTGCTGCCGCCGGACCGAGCCGAGGAGCTTGCGCTGCACGGCGACCGGCTGCGCGCCGCCGCCGACCATGTCGCCTCGCTCACCGAGGACCAGGCGCTGGCACTGCATCGCCGGCTGTCCGGCACGGGCCTGGGCTCGGTCAACGACAACGTGTGGCTGTGA